In Candidatus Manganitrophus morganii, the genomic window TGGATCGACTCCGTTCCCCTCGATTTCCTTCCGAGCGACGTCGCCGGCCGCCGGATCCAGAACTGGATCTTTGCGCATTATTATTTCGTGACGTCGGGTCCGACCCCCGCCGTCTCGCCCGATTTCTACGTAAAATTCCTCGAATCGATCTATCGTCAGGTAAACCATCTCCGCGAGCATCTTACCCCGGCGCGGAATCACAGGACGCTCGAGCTCTACGCGATCTTTTTGGCCGCCGTTGTTTTTCCGGAGATGAAAGGGGCGGAGGAGTGGCTTGCGTTTTCTAAAAACGAGCTGCTGAAGAACATACAAACCGACCTCCTCCCCGACGGCGTTCACTGCGAGCTCTCGACCGACTACCATCATCTTGTTTTGAAAAACTACCTCGGGATTCGAAGGCTGGCGGCCCTGAACGGGATCGGCATGCCGGGGGAGTTCGATTCGCTTATCCAAAAGGCGCTCACATTTTCCCTTTATGTCCACAAGCCGGATGGATTCATTCCTTCCCTGAGCGACGGGGATGTCCGGAGCTTTCTCGATCTTCTCGCCCAGGGGTATCGGCTTTACGGCTCGGAGGAGCTGCTTTATGCCGCCTCTAAGGGGAAGGGGGGACGGCCGCCGGCGCTTCGATCAAAAGGATTTCCCGCCGCCGGCTATTACATCCTCCGAAGCGGCCGGGGAAACGGGGCGGAGCCTTATGAAGACGAGCGATACCTTGTCTTCGATTGCGGCCCGTTGGGGGAGGGAAACCACGGGCATCTCGATCTGCTGAGCATCGAGGTCGCGGGGTACGGCCGGTCGCTGATCGTCGATCCGGGACGCTACACCTATGATGAGTCGGGCGAGACGAACTGGCGGGCCCGCTTCCGAGGCACCGCTTATCACAACACGGTGATGGTCGATGGAAAAAACCAGACGGCGTATCGCTTCGACAAAAAGAAATTCAAAATCAAAGGACCCCCGCCGGATCGGGAGATGAAGCGTTTTATCTGCGGCCGCGGGTTCGATTATCTCCACGGGGTCGCTCGAAGCCATGAATATGAAGCGGTGCATGAGCGGAAGGTCTTTTTTGTCTGTCCGGAGTACTGGATCGTTTCCGATTTTCTCATCGCGCAACAGCCTCATGACTATGACCTTCTGTTCCATCTCTCGGACGAGGCGCACCAAAAGGTCTCCGTTTCCTTAAAGAGCGACACGCTCCTGGTGAATTCACCCCATCTTGTCGTCGCGCAGGCGCTCGATCCCGAAGCCAAGCTGCACCTCGAACAGGGATATCTCTCCCGGACCTATGGGGTGAAACATCCGGCGCCGGTCCTCCGGTTTATCCGCCACGGAACGAATGTCTCCTATCACACGGTTCTCTATCCTTATAAAGATCAAGCGCCGGGGATTTCCATGGAAGCGCTCTCTGTAACGGGCGGCTCCGGGGGGCATTGCTCGGAGGGAGCATCTGCGCTCTGCATCATCGTGACCCGAAACGGCGAGCGGTTTTGCGATTACTACTTTACGGCTCGAAATGAGATCGGTTTGGAGTATTTCTTCAATGACCTGCAATATAACGGCACATTCGCGTTTGTCAGAAAGGATTCGGAGGGAAGAATCGTCAGGGTTCATGCCGAACGGAGTCGAATATTATCAGTGTCGGGAAAAACGATCTTTCCTGAAGATCATCAGAGGTGATCGGTGATCCGGAATGAAGACATTCCACATGATGTAGCGCTCCCTCAATTGGCGGATGTGTTGAATCGGCCAAAGATGAAGAGGTTGTTTCAGGATGAATTTTTCCCGGAAGGAGGGTTGCAGATTCAAGGGTGTTCGATCGAACGGGTGAAGTACAAACCGGGAAAGAATTGCCTGGTTTCTTATCGATTGGAGATACGGGACCGGATGACACAACAAGTTTTCACACAGCGGCTTTCGACCCGAATTTTCGAAAAGGGGGGGGCGATCTCCCGGTTCAAAAAAGCGCAATTACAAACCGGTGTCATGCCGGTTCTCGGAAGGGGGGTGAGCCACCTTCCCGCGCTCGACATGGTGGTCTGGGTCTTTCCCAACGACCGTAAGCTTCAGGGACTGCCGAAGATCACCGATTCGATTTATTTGAAAGAGAAGCTGCTTCCGGACCTGATGCGCTCGGCGTTTGGACCGGAGTGGATCATTTCCGAATTGTCGAATGAAGTGGTCCATTATGTTCCGGAACACACCTGCACCGTCCGGGTTTCACTTCGTCTGAAGAATTCCGAATCGAACAGAACGAAAGTGATGACCCTCTATGGAAAGACCTACTACAACGAAGAGGGGAGAGAAGCCCATCGGATGATGGCGCAGTTGTGGGACGCCGAGATCAGGCGCACTGAACAGTTCAGAATGGCAGAACCGCTCGGTTACGATCCGGAGACAAAGAGCCTCTGGCAAATCGGCTTGCCGGGCGGAACCCTTCTGGATCGAGAGATGACCGATCTTCGTTTTTCGGCCCTTTTGGAGGGGGCGGCCGTGTCGGTGTCGGCCCTGCATCACTCCGGGCTGTCCTGTTCGAGATCGGTCGATTTAAACGATTGGGTCGTGAAATTAGAGGAGATGAGACGAGTGCTTCCGACGGCGTGGCCGTCGTGTCGGGAAATGCTTCAACCGGTGGTCGATCGTTTGGTTTTCCAGTCGAAACACGTCAAGACGCATCCGGCCGTCACACTTCATGGAGACCTTCACTTTAAAAATTTCCTGGTAGACGGCGAAAAGGTTTCACTGATCGATCTGGATAACCTTTGTCACGGGGCCCCGCTCCAGGACATCGGAAGCTTTCTTGCGGGACTGCTTTATCGGGGCATCCTGACGCAGACGCCGGTCGAACGGCTCGAAAAAATCGGCGACCTGTTTGTCCGACATTATGAGAAACGTGTTCCATGGACCGTCTCCCGGTCGGAGCTCGGATGGTACACGGCAGCCGCCCTCATCAATGAGCGCGCTTTCCGCTGCTTAACACGGTTGAAACCTGGAAGGCGGGAAATCCTGGACCGGCTGATCCGGCTGGCCGATCGGATCAGTTTTGAATCGAGTGAATTTGGAATTCTGTCATGGAGGAAGCAGGATGGGAACCTTCTGTAAAAGATTATGGGACCGCGTTTACGTCGATCAATACGGCGAAGTCTATGCTTGCTGCAAATACCAGCCGGACAAGCTCGGTAATCTTTATGAAAAAGAGTTCATGGAAATCTGGAACGGCCCGAAAATGCAGCAATACAGAAAGAATTCAATCGAAGGGACCCTCCACTGTTTTGAAGGCTGCACCCTTCTCTCGCCGGAGGAGAAGAAGAACAACGTCGTCCGAAAAACCGGGCTGACGGTCGAGGAGCGCGATTTGAAGAAGGTTCGCCTGATGTTCGGCGAGGGGTGCAATATCGCCTGCATCATGTGCAAGCAGGACCACCGCGACCGGCTCGCCCTGACCGAAGCGGTTTGGAAAGATAAAATTCCTTATCATGCCGTCAAAGTGGTCGAGTTCCAGGGGGGAGAGCCGCTCTTTATCACGGAGGGGCGGAACTGCTATCGCTATTTGACCGAGACATTGGGAAAGAAGGTCAACGTCATCACCAACGGCCTTTTGATCAATGAGGAATGGGCGGAGTTGCTCGTGAAGGGCTCCGACTACCTGATCCTTTCAATCAACGGCGCGAGCAAACGCACGCATGAGATCGTCAATCAAGGCTCGAATTGGGAAAAGGTGATGGCGAATATCGGGCGTCTTGTCGAGGCCAAGGCTCGTCACGGGTCGAAGATCGAGCTGGTCGGGCATATGACGCTGGTCGTCGAGAATATTCGGGAGATCCCCGACTTCATCACACTGGCGCAACAGATCCGGCTCGATACAGTCGAGTTCGGTTACGATCAGCCGACCGTTCCCCCCTGGCTGGGAGCGAATCCGGAGGTGAAGAGGACGCTCATCGAGCGGATCAAACGGGTCAGGGAAGAGGTCCCGATGAACGTCGATCAGAACAGACTGGTTCATTTAGGTCTTGTCGAAAGAGCATCTCCCGCCGTTACCGCGGGTTTATCAAGCTGAGCAGAGGGGTCTGCGGGAGGGAGTGACAATGAAAGAATCCCAACCGACCAAAATATTCCTGATAAGACACGGCCAAAGTGAATGGAACGGCACAAAAAGAATATCGGGACAGCTTGATCCGCCATTGTCCAAAAAGGGGATGAAACAGGCCCGAGCGCTGGAAAAGGCGATTCGCTCTGAAAAACTTTCTGCCATCTATACGAGTACCCTGCAGAGGTCTATTGAAACGGCGAGACCGACCGCCGAGCATCATCGGATTTCCATCCAGAAGAAAGAGGCATTCATGGAGATTCACCTCGGTATTTTACAGGGAAGATTTCGAGATCAACGAGATCTCGAGGCGCAACGTCTTTGGATCGCTCGGTCAGCGGATCGACTGACCTATCGGATTCCGGGGGGCGAGACTTTCTCCGAGCTTGAACAACGGGTGGCCCCTTGCATCAACGAGATTCTCCAAAAGGAAGCGGGGGGTGTCGTTCTGATTGTCGGCCATCGCAATACCAATCGGGCGATTCTGGGGGCCTTAATGCGCTGGACATCTAATTCCGTGTTGGGGTTAAAGCTGAGCAGCAAATATTTGTACGAGATCACGCTCGGAGACGATCCGAGCATTAAGACTATCTCCCTGGATGAGAATCTCAAGTATGACGGTTTTAAAGTCTGAACTTTATTATCGACAGGTTATTCCGGGAGACGATGGGTGAAGAAGATAAAACTGGCGCATGTTGTCAATAATGCGATGGGCAGAGGCGGCGTATCGACGGTGGCCTATCACCTTTTGAAGCGCTTATCTGATGAGAGGTACGAACGTTACCTCTATTCCTTGAAATTCGATGAGAGCGATTCTATCGCCCTGGATGGCCAGACCAACCGATTTAAAGAAATTGGCATAAAAGCATCTTTTGCCTCCCAGGATAAAAAGAAGTCTTTCGAGGTGGGGAGTCTCGCTCGGTGGCTCCTTGATCATCAGATCGATATTCTTCATACACATTCGTACAGACCCAATATCATTGGACGACTCGCAGGGGTTTTATGTGGAAAGATGAAGATTGTCGGCCACTATCACAACTACTACGACAACAAATGGGAAAAAGACGATAGTCTTATTTTCGATCAACTACTCGCTCCCTTTTCGGACCAGTTGATTGCCTGTTCGGAGTCGGTTCAGAAACATATCTCAGAGAGAGTCGGCGTACCGCCGGAAAAGATCGAAGTGGTTTTAAACGGTGTCGATTTAGATCAATTCAAGCCTTGCGATGACCCGATATCGTTGAAAAGAGAGATGGGTCTCCCTCTCGATCGCAAGGTTATTGGTATGGTCGGAAGAATCTCGGAACAAAAGGCACAGGATGATTTCATTAAAGCCGCAAACCTGATCAAAAAAGCGATTCCAAATACCATTTTTCTAATCGTTGGACAAACAGGGGACGATTCCCTCATAACACGTCTGACGGAGCTTGCAGTGGCTCATGGAGTCGATAAGGATGTGATCTTTACAGGGCATATTCCCGATGTTCACCGGGTTTACTCCGTTCTCGATATTTTGGTTGTGCCTTCCCGTTGGGAAGGGCTTGCGTTAGTCTGGGTTGAGGGGATGGCCTCCGGGAAGCCGATTGTGGCGACAAACGTGGGCGCAATTCTTGAAGTGGTTGTACAGAATGAAACGGCTCTTTTGGTTCCCCCGTCGATGCCCTCTTCGATTGCATCAGGCGTCATTCGCCTTCTTAAAAACCCCGAAGAGGCAAGGACAATGGGGGAGAAAGGTCGAGAACGAGCCGAAATGTTTTCGTGGGATCGGTCGGCCATGCAACTGGACAACCTTTATAAGAAACTGATGGAAGAGAGCCGGATTTGTCCATGAAAGAATTCGAACTGTTTATCGACCCAGACCGGATGAGGGCTCTTTTCCAACAGCAGCTTTCTGAGTTTTCTCAAGGCCATCTTATCATTACAGACTGCCGCATCGGGTATGCCCGATATAAGACGTATAAAAAGCTGTCGTCCTGGGACAGGTCCTCTCTCGCGATCTGTTATCACCTGGAAATTCACGATCGATTGGTCCGAAAGAACAGGAGACAGATCCTCTATGCAAAGGCCTTTTTAGGAGACCGCAGCCGGATCGAATTTCAAAAGATTAAGGGGGTTTCGTCCATTCCAAGCGGATGTGAAGAGGGGATCATGCATCTCCCCGAACTCGATATGATCGTCTGGGTTTTCCCAAACGATCCGGTATTGCTTCACCTGCTGGAGTGTATTCATCCGGAAGCGGTGAAGCGACATCTCCCTTACGACCGTCTCCCCGCCGGACTGGATGGAGCTGCCGACATTGTCGATATCACCAGCGAGGTCGTGCATTACCGCCCGGAGGCCCGCTGTACGACCCGCTACCGCCTGCAGTGGGGCGCTCCTGATAAACCGAGGGAGCTGGCTCTCTTCGGGAAGACGTTCAGCGATGACCGGGGGAGAGAGATCCATCAGAAAATGGAGGCCCTCTGGAAGATCTCATCCAGTGATCCTAAAAGCTTTATGGTGGCAGAGCCGTTGGCCTATCAGGAGGGGATCAAAACAGTCTGGCAGGCGGGTCTCAACGGCGATCCGTTCGTCAACGTGATCGAACGAACGAATGATCGGCCCCTCCTTGAAGCGGTTGCAGAGGGCTTGGCACGTTTCCACAAAAGCGATCTTTACAGCTCGGTTCAGATCACGCTCAATGATCACCTCGCAGAGATTCGGAAAAAGATCTCCAAACTGATGTATGCCTTTCCCGGACTGCGAGAACCGCTTCAATCCCTTGGTCAGAATTTAACGCGACGCATGGATCGACTGACGCCGGTCCCTGAGCGAATCATTCACGGAGATTTTACCGTTCAGCAGCTCCTTGTTTGTGAAGGACGGATTGCCTTTTTTGACTTTGATGAATTTGCGATCGGGGACCCGACCCAGGACGTTGCCAATTTCATCGTCGATCTCCATTTTCGTTCGTTCGACCGAAGCCTTGTGGAAGAGATGAAAGTCGTTTTTTCCCACGCCTACCGACGTCGGGTGGATTGGCCCCTCTCCGCCGACCGGTTGTTTTGGCATCTGCAGATTCAATTCATCACCAAAGCATACCGGATCTACATCCAGCAAAAACCGGGGATGGAGAAAGAGATTAAAGAGATCATCGTGCTCGCCCAAGAAGGAATGGTTTTGGAGAAGGTGTGAGAATGACAAAAAAAAAGGTGCTCTTTTACTGTCAACATGTTTTAGGAATGGGCCATTTTATCCGAAGCATGGAAATCGTCCGAGCTCTGAAAGATTTCGAAGTCTGTTTCTTAAATGGCGGGGAGGTTGTCCCGGGATTTGAGTTTCCTCCCTCCGTCAATGTGGTGCATTTGCCGCCGCTCACGTCGGATGCAGCGTTCAAGGAGGTCCAATCCGACAGTCCACATCCTCTCGAAGAGATTAAAGAGGTCCGACGGTTGAAAATCCTCTCGGAATTTGAGCGCTTCAAACCCGATCTTTTTATCATCGAGCTCTTTCCGTTTGGAAGGAGAAAATTTGCCCTTGAACTGGTCCCGCTTCTTGCGCGGATCCGTTTGAGCGGGTATCCGATCAAGGTGGTTTGCAGTCTTCGGGACATTTTGGTCGGCAAGCGGGATCAGGCGCGGCATGAAGATCAGGTCTGTCGCATTGTGGATCGCTATTTTGATCTGATCCTGATTCACTCGGATCCCAGGTTTCAGCGATTGGATGAGACATTTTCCAGGATGGAAGATATTCATGCGGCTACCTGGTATACCGGTTTTATTGCACAGCAGGTCCGTAAACCCTCTGGTGATCGGTGCGAAGAGATTCTGGCGGATGAAGAAAAACCGATGATCCTCGTCAGCATCGGAGGGGGGCGCGTCGGCGTCGAATTGCTGGAGTGCGCCATCGATGCGAGTCCGATCGTTGGAGAAACGGCGCCGCATCGGATGCTCATGTTCACAGGACCTTACCTTCCTGAGGATGACTTTTTACGGCTACAAAGGAAGGTTGAAGCAAAGCCGAATATCGTTCTCCGGCGGTATACGGCCGATTTTCTATCCTATATGAAACGGGCCGACCTCTCGATCAGCATGGCCGGCTACAACACCTGCATGAATATTTTGACCACCGGGAAAAAAGCGTTGCTTCTGCCGTTTACAGGAAATCAAAATGAGGAGCAGACCATCCGGGCGGAAAAACTGGAAGCCCTCGGTGTTGCCGAGATGATTCGTCCGGATGAACTACAGCCGGGATTGCTTGCCAAAAAGATCGTTCACGCTCTTAAAACAGAGCCGGTTTCGGTCGGCTTGGACATGCAGGGCGCCGAGAAGACAGCTCGGTTTCTTGGTGAAATGCTCAGGGCGGCCGGGCAGCGGGTGACAAGTCAGACAAAGAATAAATTCGATTCCCTCGAACGGCGGCTAGAACCGTTCCTTGAGAAAATGGGTGAGGAAAATAAGAAGATCGACCTCTTCTTAAGAAACGATGATGTCGACAATGATGAGGAAACGCTTCAACAGCTATTCGATATCACCCTGGCGCATCACGTTCCCCTGAATCTGGAAATTATTCCGGGGGCGCTCACCGATTCAGGGATCAAGCTGCTCGATCACCACAAGCATCTTCACCCGACTCTGTTTGAACTCAACCAACACGGCTGGCTTCACCTGAACCATGAGAAGGAGGGGAGGAAATGTGAATTCGGGATCAGCCGCAGTTTCGATCAACAGTGGGAAGATATCTCAAAGGGGAAAGCGCTTCTGGAGAAGATCTTCGGGGAGAAGTTCTATCCCGTTTTTACCCCCCCCTGGAACCGCTGTAACGAAGAGACCTTTCAAGTCCTCGACCGGTTGGGGTTTCAGGTCTTTTCCAAAGCTAAAGGGGATCGGCCTGTCACCCGATTCAGCTTCAAAGAGATCTCGACGACGCTCGACCTCTATCGCTGGAAGGGAAAGCCTTTGATGAAATCGCCGGAGGAGATTGTGGAAAGCCTGACGATTCAGATGAGAGAAACCGGGCCGGTCGGAATCCTCCTCCACCATAAAGTGATGAATGAGGAGGCGTTTGCCTTTTTCGACGCGCTGCTCGGCGTGTTTTGTCGGTATACGCATATCCGATTTCATTCCTTTCAAAGCCTGGCGGAGTCGGCTAAGCCGCGGCCGGAAGATGCGAGGGTTCGGTGAGCCGAAGCCGGATCGCGATGGTGGTGAGCGGTTTTCCGCGCCGGTCGGAGACATTCATGCTGAACGAGCTGCTCGCTTTGGACGCGCGTGGTTTACTCGCCGCAGTTTTTGCGACGAAACCGGGAGATGGATCTTCTCTTCACCCAGATTGCCGCAAAATTCTCGACAAAGTCCGGTTTCTTCCGCCGGGAAGTCCGATTCAGCAGGCCGAGGCGATGATCGACGCGCTCGATCCTCGGGACATCGCCGGCGTCCATGGCTACTTTGCGCACACGCCCGCCGAGGTGGCCTTCCATGTCGCCGAGCGGCTCGGAGTTCCATACGGCTTCAGTGCTCATGCGCTCGACCTGCGCAAGGTTCCTGAAGAAGAAATGGCGAAGCGTGCGGGCGAAGCCGCCTGCGTGATCGCCTGTAATTGGGATGCCGCTGCGGAGCTCTCCCGGAGTGGTGCGAAAGTAACACTGCTTCCGCACGGCGTCGATATCGACCGATTTCGCCCGACCCCGTTGACC contains:
- a CDS encoding histidine phosphatase family protein — protein: MKESQPTKIFLIRHGQSEWNGTKRISGQLDPPLSKKGMKQARALEKAIRSEKLSAIYTSTLQRSIETARPTAEHHRISIQKKEAFMEIHLGILQGRFRDQRDLEAQRLWIARSADRLTYRIPGGETFSELEQRVAPCINEILQKEAGGVVLIVGHRNTNRAILGALMRWTSNSVLGLKLSSKYLYEITLGDDPSIKTISLDENLKYDGFKV
- a CDS encoding aminoglycoside phosphotransferase family protein yields the protein MKRLFQDEFFPEGGLQIQGCSIERVKYKPGKNCLVSYRLEIRDRMTQQVFTQRLSTRIFEKGGAISRFKKAQLQTGVMPVLGRGVSHLPALDMVVWVFPNDRKLQGLPKITDSIYLKEKLLPDLMRSAFGPEWIISELSNEVVHYVPEHTCTVRVSLRLKNSESNRTKVMTLYGKTYYNEEGREAHRMMAQLWDAEIRRTEQFRMAEPLGYDPETKSLWQIGLPGGTLLDREMTDLRFSALLEGAAVSVSALHHSGLSCSRSVDLNDWVVKLEEMRRVLPTAWPSCREMLQPVVDRLVFQSKHVKTHPAVTLHGDLHFKNFLVDGEKVSLIDLDNLCHGAPLQDIGSFLAGLLYRGILTQTPVERLEKIGDLFVRHYEKRVPWTVSRSELGWYTAAALINERAFRCLTRLKPGRREILDRLIRLADRISFESSEFGILSWRKQDGNLL
- a CDS encoding glycosyltransferase family 4 protein gives rise to the protein MKKIKLAHVVNNAMGRGGVSTVAYHLLKRLSDERYERYLYSLKFDESDSIALDGQTNRFKEIGIKASFASQDKKKSFEVGSLARWLLDHQIDILHTHSYRPNIIGRLAGVLCGKMKIVGHYHNYYDNKWEKDDSLIFDQLLAPFSDQLIACSESVQKHISERVGVPPEKIEVVLNGVDLDQFKPCDDPISLKREMGLPLDRKVIGMVGRISEQKAQDDFIKAANLIKKAIPNTIFLIVGQTGDDSLITRLTELAVAHGVDKDVIFTGHIPDVHRVYSVLDILVVPSRWEGLALVWVEGMASGKPIVATNVGAILEVVVQNETALLVPPSMPSSIASGVIRLLKNPEEARTMGEKGRERAEMFSWDRSAMQLDNLYKKLMEESRICP
- a CDS encoding aminoglycoside phosphotransferase family protein; translated protein: MKEFELFIDPDRMRALFQQQLSEFSQGHLIITDCRIGYARYKTYKKLSSWDRSSLAICYHLEIHDRLVRKNRRQILYAKAFLGDRSRIEFQKIKGVSSIPSGCEEGIMHLPELDMIVWVFPNDPVLLHLLECIHPEAVKRHLPYDRLPAGLDGAADIVDITSEVVHYRPEARCTTRYRLQWGAPDKPRELALFGKTFSDDRGREIHQKMEALWKISSSDPKSFMVAEPLAYQEGIKTVWQAGLNGDPFVNVIERTNDRPLLEAVAEGLARFHKSDLYSSVQITLNDHLAEIRKKISKLMYAFPGLREPLQSLGQNLTRRMDRLTPVPERIIHGDFTVQQLLVCEGRIAFFDFDEFAIGDPTQDVANFIVDLHFRSFDRSLVEEMKVVFSHAYRRRVDWPLSADRLFWHLQIQFITKAYRIYIQQKPGMEKEIKEIIVLAQEGMVLEKV
- a CDS encoding heparinase II/III family protein, whose translation is MTHRGNQAPPKKGIGLFRRSQCFETAEQVLTYYRTRTEIDYFPVVDENETGREKIDDILRNRFEFNHESHPLPDPIDWKANPSRDVEWLILLHKFYYAVGLGMAYRETQDPRYAEKWMALTSSWIDSVPLDFLPSDVAGRRIQNWIFAHYYFVTSGPTPAVSPDFYVKFLESIYRQVNHLREHLTPARNHRTLELYAIFLAAVVFPEMKGAEEWLAFSKNELLKNIQTDLLPDGVHCELSTDYHHLVLKNYLGIRRLAALNGIGMPGEFDSLIQKALTFSLYVHKPDGFIPSLSDGDVRSFLDLLAQGYRLYGSEELLYAASKGKGGRPPALRSKGFPAAGYYILRSGRGNGAEPYEDERYLVFDCGPLGEGNHGHLDLLSIEVAGYGRSLIVDPGRYTYDESGETNWRARFRGTAYHNTVMVDGKNQTAYRFDKKKFKIKGPPPDREMKRFICGRGFDYLHGVARSHEYEAVHERKVFFVCPEYWIVSDFLIAQQPHDYDLLFHLSDEAHQKVSVSLKSDTLLVNSPHLVVAQALDPEAKLHLEQGYLSRTYGVKHPAPVLRFIRHGTNVSYHTVLYPYKDQAPGISMEALSVTGGSGGHCSEGASALCIIVTRNGERFCDYYFTARNEIGLEYFFNDLQYNGTFAFVRKDSEGRIVRVHAERSRILSVSGKTIFPEDHQR
- a CDS encoding radical SAM protein; translated protein: MGTFCKRLWDRVYVDQYGEVYACCKYQPDKLGNLYEKEFMEIWNGPKMQQYRKNSIEGTLHCFEGCTLLSPEEKKNNVVRKTGLTVEERDLKKVRLMFGEGCNIACIMCKQDHRDRLALTEAVWKDKIPYHAVKVVEFQGGEPLFITEGRNCYRYLTETLGKKVNVITNGLLINEEWAELLVKGSDYLILSINGASKRTHEIVNQGSNWEKVMANIGRLVEAKARHGSKIELVGHMTLVVENIREIPDFITLAQQIRLDTVEFGYDQPTVPPWLGANPEVKRTLIERIKRVREEVPMNVDQNRLVHLGLVERASPAVTAGLSS